One Streptomyces sp. NBC_01217 genomic region harbors:
- a CDS encoding Eco57I restriction-modification methylase domain-containing protein: MSRKYAPTAADLHRAWLELVDSDGPFLAVPALERLWPQGIPQPDARALDAIKDAKPAFEKAWENWDEYPDDEAALDLYREARDTWVELVLRRGLRWGASYTVPAPAAAEIHSPDYTVSVGATGALIHGDTTGALVLITDPAESLRDPLTDGWSASPIDRMEELLRASGVPIGVVTDGRWWVLVSARPQTMVASGIVDAQTWIEEPQTRNAFIELLQRRRLIGGKPQDRLTELFGESVTAAEKITEALGTQVRRAVELIVQALSEGALESRRRGEADPLPARRSEVYEAAVTVMMRVVFLLFAEERGLLPQSRLFAMGYGISDELDLLDSREKEEGEQALDATFLTWHRLLATSQALYRGASFEDLRLPEYGGSLFDPARFGFLTACDSQDTLAITVSDRVMLEVLRAVQIAQLPGGARRISFRDIDVEQIGYIYEGLLGYSCEPAEEIVVGLTGSAGSEPEVPLATLEELSQAKRTEAALADAILAWVKVNQPAAKPSSKAALTKALKAGETLDDIEIALRDVTDDPELRERLRPFIGIIRRDLRGRPLVVMPGGVLLVETPSRASAGAHYTPRSLAEEVVRYALEPLVYAPGPHQTANQDAWRPLDSDQILELRIADIACGSGAFLVAAARYLADRLVEAWQREGVAYGRTPHDLLVHAIRTVVATCLYGADINGMAVEMCKLSLWLVSLDPKLPFSFVDDKVLHGNALLGLTDADQLRRLHIDPAAAGNQLSVFALDVDDILDQATRLRRQLASEVDDNDPQRSAATKRRQWRRYQELTEQLADVADGVIAAGLQWGGKPGKQLKAAYENLRIAVETAYPAGGEETDRDRTMLDGIQEVGLTPTVTTDYARWKPLHWILAVPDVMERGGFDAVIGNPPFLGGTKISGALGGNVRDWFSYVLAGGRGGGRADIVAYFFLRATELLTLKGNLGLIATNTIAQGDTRETGLDLIASNGFTITRATQSRPWPAVSANLEYAAVWGSLGEISIEASRMADDVPVRRISTLLEASGRVEGHPVKLIENRGVTFEGCKPYGGGFVITQEEAAEWLKADAKNAEVLFPYLNGEDLNSRPNSSPSRWIIDFNDRTESAAQEYPLPFNRILEEVKGERAQKSKAVRDAPWWLFFRARPAMRAAISELSEFLVLTRHSVTVMPCRVKKGPIPSEATVVFATESYSDQAVLSSSLHQLWAITHGSTMRADIRYTPSDVFETFPRPAHSDRLSEIGSLLNVERQNIMLRRGLGLTKLYHLVNDSNIDGSLDADVARLREIHVELDQAVMVAYGWDGLPLDHNFHTYRQVQRWTVSPAARVEILDRLLEENHRRAASQGVVSPTGNNEATEEEEGDE; encoded by the coding sequence ATGAGCCGCAAGTACGCCCCGACCGCCGCCGACCTGCATCGTGCCTGGCTCGAACTCGTCGACAGCGATGGTCCGTTCCTCGCCGTCCCCGCCCTGGAGCGCCTCTGGCCCCAGGGCATTCCCCAGCCCGATGCCCGAGCACTCGACGCCATCAAGGACGCCAAGCCCGCCTTCGAGAAGGCGTGGGAGAACTGGGACGAGTACCCCGACGACGAGGCCGCCCTCGATCTTTACCGCGAGGCCCGCGATACCTGGGTCGAACTCGTCCTGCGCCGGGGCTTGCGCTGGGGTGCCTCCTATACCGTGCCGGCCCCGGCCGCCGCCGAGATTCACTCGCCCGACTACACCGTCTCCGTAGGCGCCACTGGCGCTCTCATCCACGGCGATACCACCGGCGCGCTCGTCCTCATCACCGACCCCGCGGAGTCCCTTCGCGATCCGCTCACCGACGGCTGGTCGGCCAGTCCCATCGACCGTATGGAAGAGCTGCTGCGCGCCTCCGGCGTGCCCATCGGCGTCGTCACTGACGGCCGGTGGTGGGTCCTCGTCAGTGCCCGCCCGCAGACCATGGTCGCCTCGGGCATCGTCGACGCCCAGACTTGGATCGAAGAGCCCCAGACCCGCAACGCCTTCATCGAACTCCTCCAGCGACGCCGCCTGATCGGTGGCAAGCCACAGGACCGGCTCACCGAACTGTTCGGCGAGTCTGTGACCGCTGCCGAGAAGATCACCGAAGCACTCGGCACCCAGGTCCGCCGCGCCGTCGAACTCATCGTCCAGGCCCTGTCCGAAGGTGCCTTGGAGTCGCGGCGACGCGGCGAGGCCGACCCGCTGCCCGCGCGGCGCAGCGAGGTCTACGAGGCCGCCGTAACCGTCATGATGCGCGTCGTCTTTCTCCTCTTCGCCGAAGAGCGCGGGCTGCTGCCCCAGAGCCGGCTCTTCGCGATGGGCTACGGCATCAGTGACGAACTCGACCTCCTTGACTCGCGGGAGAAGGAGGAAGGCGAACAAGCCCTCGACGCCACCTTCCTGACATGGCACCGGCTCCTTGCCACCTCCCAGGCCCTGTACCGGGGCGCGTCCTTCGAAGACCTCCGCCTGCCCGAGTACGGCGGCTCCCTGTTCGACCCCGCCCGCTTCGGCTTTCTCACCGCCTGTGACTCCCAGGACACTCTGGCCATCACGGTCAGCGACCGCGTCATGCTCGAAGTCCTCCGCGCTGTCCAGATCGCCCAACTTCCCGGCGGGGCCCGCCGGATCTCATTCCGCGACATCGACGTCGAGCAGATCGGCTACATCTACGAGGGTCTCCTCGGCTACTCCTGCGAGCCCGCCGAAGAGATCGTTGTCGGCCTGACCGGTAGCGCGGGCTCCGAACCTGAGGTCCCCCTCGCCACGCTCGAAGAACTCAGCCAGGCCAAGCGCACCGAAGCCGCGCTGGCCGATGCGATCCTCGCCTGGGTCAAGGTGAACCAGCCGGCGGCTAAGCCGTCCAGCAAGGCCGCCCTCACCAAGGCGCTGAAGGCGGGCGAGACCCTTGACGACATCGAGATCGCCCTACGCGACGTCACCGATGACCCTGAACTACGCGAGCGGCTACGCCCGTTCATCGGCATCATCCGCCGTGACCTGCGAGGCCGTCCCCTCGTCGTCATGCCCGGCGGTGTCCTGTTGGTGGAGACCCCCTCGCGGGCCTCGGCGGGCGCGCACTACACGCCGCGCTCGCTGGCCGAGGAAGTCGTCCGGTACGCGCTCGAGCCTCTCGTCTACGCACCCGGGCCGCATCAGACCGCCAACCAGGATGCATGGCGGCCACTCGACTCCGACCAGATCCTCGAACTGCGCATCGCCGACATCGCCTGCGGCTCGGGCGCCTTCCTCGTGGCCGCAGCCCGCTACCTAGCCGACCGCCTCGTCGAGGCATGGCAGCGCGAGGGGGTGGCGTACGGAAGGACACCGCACGACCTGCTCGTCCACGCCATAAGGACCGTCGTCGCGACCTGCCTGTACGGCGCCGACATCAACGGCATGGCCGTGGAGATGTGCAAGCTGTCGCTGTGGCTGGTGTCGTTGGACCCGAAGCTCCCGTTCTCCTTCGTCGACGACAAGGTGCTGCACGGCAACGCCCTTCTCGGTCTGACCGACGCCGACCAGCTACGCCGCCTCCACATCGACCCGGCCGCGGCTGGCAATCAGCTCAGCGTCTTCGCCCTAGACGTAGACGACATTCTGGACCAGGCCACCCGCCTGCGTCGCCAGCTCGCCAGCGAGGTCGACGACAACGACCCGCAGCGGTCGGCCGCCACCAAGCGTCGCCAGTGGCGCCGCTACCAGGAACTGACCGAGCAACTCGCTGACGTCGCCGATGGTGTGATCGCGGCAGGGCTGCAGTGGGGCGGCAAGCCTGGGAAGCAGCTCAAGGCAGCGTACGAGAACCTGCGCATCGCCGTGGAGACCGCGTACCCCGCCGGAGGCGAGGAGACGGACCGTGATCGGACCATGCTCGACGGCATCCAGGAGGTCGGACTTACTCCGACGGTGACGACGGACTACGCGCGGTGGAAGCCGCTGCACTGGATTCTGGCGGTGCCGGATGTAATGGAACGAGGCGGGTTCGACGCCGTGATCGGGAACCCGCCGTTCCTAGGCGGGACCAAGATTTCCGGAGCGCTGGGCGGGAACGTTCGGGATTGGTTCAGCTACGTACTGGCAGGTGGACGAGGTGGTGGCCGCGCAGATATCGTGGCCTATTTCTTCCTTCGCGCTACTGAACTCCTGACCCTAAAGGGCAACCTCGGCCTCATTGCGACCAATACCATTGCCCAGGGTGATACCCGAGAGACGGGCCTAGACCTCATCGCTAGTAACGGGTTCACTATTACCCGGGCGACGCAGAGTCGCCCCTGGCCTGCGGTAAGTGCCAACTTGGAATACGCCGCAGTGTGGGGGAGCCTGGGCGAGATCTCAATCGAGGCGTCGCGAATGGCAGATGATGTCCCAGTCAGGCGAATCTCGACCCTTCTGGAGGCGAGCGGCCGAGTCGAGGGGCATCCAGTCAAACTGATCGAGAATCGAGGCGTTACATTTGAAGGATGCAAACCATATGGCGGCGGTTTCGTAATCACGCAGGAGGAGGCTGCAGAGTGGCTGAAGGCGGACGCCAAGAACGCCGAGGTCTTGTTCCCCTACCTTAATGGCGAAGACTTGAATTCGCGCCCGAATTCTTCACCTTCCCGTTGGATCATTGATTTCAACGACCGCACAGAATCTGCCGCCCAGGAGTACCCACTACCGTTTAATCGGATCCTAGAAGAAGTCAAAGGAGAACGGGCGCAGAAATCGAAGGCAGTCAGGGACGCCCCATGGTGGCTGTTCTTTAGGGCGCGCCCTGCAATGAGGGCAGCGATTTCAGAGTTGAGCGAATTTCTCGTTCTAACAAGGCACTCCGTGACCGTGATGCCGTGCAGGGTAAAAAAAGGGCCCATCCCTAGCGAGGCTACCGTCGTCTTTGCCACGGAGTCCTACTCCGATCAGGCGGTGCTGTCCTCAAGTTTGCATCAGCTGTGGGCAATCACGCACGGGTCGACCATGCGCGCCGATATTCGCTACACCCCATCGGACGTATTCGAAACGTTCCCGCGCCCAGCACATAGCGATAGACTGTCCGAAATCGGGAGCCTTCTCAATGTGGAGCGGCAAAATATCATGCTCCGTCGCGGTCTGGGGCTGACCAAACTTTACCATTTGGTAAACGACTCAAACATTGATGGCTCTTTGGACGCCGACGTCGCTCGCCTCCGCGAGATCCACGTCGAGCTCGACCAAGCCGTCATGGTCGCCTACGGCTGGGACGGCCTCCCCTTGGACCACAACTTCCACACCTATCGGCAGGTGCAACGCTGGACGGTGAGTCCGGCCGCCCGGGTGGAGATCCTCGACCGCCTCCTCGAAGAGAACCATCGCCGTGCCGCCTCGCAGGGAGTTGTCAGTCCCACCGGCAACAATGAAGCCACCGAGGAAGAGGAGGGCGACGAGTGA
- the drmD gene encoding DISARM system SNF2-like helicase DrmD: MALPPVPEPGQVVKVRGSTWAVSDVQRQGLPRSPADEGVAGLSHVVSLQSLDEDRLGQELMVVWELEVGHTVAPNQGLPESVRAEAFDDPNTLAAFVDAVRWGAVTSADADSYQAPFRSGANVEAYQLEPLRRALQSSRTNLLLADDVGLGKTIEAGLVVQELLLRHRARSVVIVCPPSLSLKWQDEMREKFGLDFVIVNSDLMAKVRRSHGLNANPFRLFPRVIVSMAWLPSLRAQRLLRDVLADVRSSGTARRYAFDALVVDEAHHVAPASPTTAPGQRGYAVDSKRTTATKRLAEACEHRLFLSATPHNGYSESFTALLEMIDGRRFTRGASIDEKALKEVMVRWLKTDLPDKGFKARTLGTLPFTPSEEEQQQFERLERLLTESARANGKGSGGDIVAMLLKKRFLSSPWSFARTLELYEEAGDGDRQLRVDDEYEYYTEVLGSAQSDEEEGAVGHPEFTALRHSKGSDPLVAATSSEIASLVEWGRGYEHKPDSRLEELLSFLSAVCRPDGRHWTNERVVVFTEYAATLDWIAGILRQRGYNDVLEVIQGSTPTEEREKIRARFTESPDKHPVRVLLATDSAGEGIDLQTHCHRLVNFDIPFNPSRLEQRIGRIDRYGQTQNPEIFHFVPVSGSTTYDADMKFMGIIATKVGQAIEDLGKVNQVIDAEVQEHFAPTRTTRKARLTAPDDANEVITRVLAGGIDLNRKLTQLSDTYGESKAAMHLTPANARRVVDTALTLTAQPPLVEIGDDRTEAQVFEIPNLGRTWQPALRGLDTRLEPGVLRPITFDDQAAQQRTDLVHIHLGHALMQRATRTLRSALFSTDSPVHRVAAVIAPELPQSCVAAVSRLVLVGRGGLRLHEEVFLTGVRLRGQALAESKVEQVLDETLDSEKLLLADENVRAHLAEQWNDDGARLRSRLLTAMERKSASRQEKVTEALTQRRDSDIARAHEIFGAFRINLRESRDRLEQAIRAEEELLFTDDQQKQRRRDLHHMNERLESLGDEEEREIASIRERYSDIRPYVSAAAVVFALTPEDAKNGMVKA; this comes from the coding sequence GTGGCCCTACCGCCAGTCCCGGAGCCGGGGCAGGTCGTCAAGGTCCGGGGCTCCACCTGGGCGGTCTCCGACGTCCAGAGGCAGGGCCTGCCTCGTAGCCCCGCCGACGAGGGCGTTGCCGGCCTCTCCCATGTGGTCAGCCTGCAGTCGCTGGACGAGGACCGGCTCGGGCAGGAACTGATGGTGGTCTGGGAGCTCGAGGTCGGCCACACCGTCGCCCCGAACCAGGGCCTCCCTGAATCCGTGCGCGCGGAGGCATTCGACGACCCGAACACGCTCGCCGCGTTCGTGGACGCCGTGCGCTGGGGCGCGGTCACCTCTGCGGACGCGGACTCCTACCAGGCCCCCTTCCGTAGCGGTGCGAATGTCGAGGCGTACCAGCTGGAGCCGCTGCGCCGGGCCCTGCAGTCGTCGCGGACGAACCTCCTGCTCGCGGACGACGTCGGACTGGGCAAGACCATCGAGGCCGGCCTCGTCGTGCAGGAGCTGTTGCTGAGGCACCGTGCTCGTTCCGTGGTCATCGTGTGCCCGCCGAGCCTCTCGTTGAAGTGGCAGGACGAGATGCGGGAGAAGTTCGGCCTCGACTTCGTCATCGTCAATAGTGACTTGATGGCGAAGGTGCGGCGGAGCCATGGGCTGAATGCCAACCCCTTCCGGCTCTTCCCCCGCGTGATCGTGAGCATGGCGTGGCTGCCGTCGCTGAGGGCTCAGCGTCTCCTGCGCGACGTGCTGGCCGATGTGCGCAGCTCCGGGACGGCTAGGCGGTACGCGTTCGATGCGCTGGTGGTCGACGAGGCTCACCATGTGGCGCCAGCCAGCCCGACGACGGCGCCGGGGCAGCGCGGCTACGCGGTGGACAGCAAGCGGACGACCGCGACGAAAAGGCTTGCAGAGGCATGCGAGCACCGGCTGTTCTTGAGCGCTACACCGCACAACGGCTACTCGGAGTCCTTCACCGCCCTCCTGGAGATGATCGACGGCCGCCGGTTCACCCGCGGCGCGAGCATCGATGAGAAGGCACTCAAGGAGGTGATGGTGCGGTGGCTGAAGACCGATCTGCCCGACAAGGGGTTCAAGGCACGGACGCTGGGGACCCTCCCGTTTACGCCGTCTGAGGAGGAGCAGCAGCAGTTCGAGCGACTGGAGCGGCTTCTGACGGAGAGCGCCCGCGCGAACGGCAAGGGATCGGGCGGCGACATCGTCGCGATGCTGCTGAAAAAGCGATTCCTGTCCAGCCCATGGTCATTCGCCCGCACCCTTGAGCTGTACGAGGAGGCCGGCGACGGTGACCGGCAGCTGCGAGTAGACGACGAGTATGAGTACTACACGGAGGTCCTCGGCAGCGCCCAGTCGGACGAGGAGGAAGGCGCGGTCGGGCACCCTGAGTTCACCGCACTGCGCCACTCAAAGGGCTCGGACCCCCTGGTCGCGGCCACCAGCAGCGAGATCGCCTCGCTCGTCGAGTGGGGGCGCGGCTATGAGCACAAGCCGGACTCCCGGCTGGAGGAACTGCTGTCCTTCCTGAGTGCCGTCTGCCGCCCCGATGGCCGCCACTGGACCAACGAACGGGTCGTGGTGTTCACCGAGTACGCGGCCACTCTCGACTGGATCGCCGGCATCCTGCGCCAGCGCGGCTATAACGACGTGCTCGAGGTTATCCAGGGCTCGACTCCCACCGAGGAGCGGGAGAAGATCCGCGCCCGGTTCACTGAGAGCCCCGACAAACACCCGGTCCGTGTCCTGCTCGCCACCGACTCCGCGGGCGAGGGTATCGACCTGCAGACCCACTGCCATCGCCTGGTGAACTTCGACATCCCCTTCAACCCGTCTCGCCTGGAACAGCGCATCGGTCGGATCGACCGGTACGGGCAGACGCAGAATCCGGAGATCTTCCACTTCGTGCCCGTCTCCGGCTCCACGACGTACGACGCGGACATGAAGTTCATGGGAATCATCGCGACGAAGGTCGGACAGGCCATCGAGGACCTGGGCAAGGTCAACCAGGTCATCGACGCGGAGGTGCAGGAGCACTTCGCCCCCACCCGTACGACACGCAAGGCCCGGCTGACCGCGCCGGACGACGCCAACGAGGTGATCACCCGGGTGCTGGCCGGCGGTATCGACCTGAACCGCAAGCTGACCCAGCTGTCGGACACCTACGGCGAGTCCAAGGCCGCCATGCACCTCACGCCCGCCAACGCGCGCCGGGTCGTGGACACCGCGCTCACTCTGACCGCCCAGCCCCCGCTCGTCGAGATCGGCGACGACCGCACCGAGGCGCAGGTCTTCGAGATCCCGAACCTCGGCCGGACCTGGCAGCCAGCGTTGCGCGGCCTGGACACCCGCCTTGAACCGGGGGTGCTGCGCCCCATCACCTTCGACGACCAGGCCGCCCAGCAGCGCACCGACCTCGTCCACATCCACCTCGGACACGCCCTCATGCAGCGGGCCACCCGCACCCTGCGCTCCGCGCTGTTCAGCACGGACTCCCCGGTCCACCGAGTCGCCGCCGTCATCGCCCCCGAGCTTCCCCAATCCTGTGTCGCCGCCGTCTCCCGGCTCGTCCTGGTCGGCCGCGGCGGGCTACGCCTCCACGAGGAGGTCTTTCTCACCGGTGTCCGCCTGCGCGGCCAGGCACTCGCGGAGTCCAAGGTCGAACAGGTCCTCGACGAAACGCTCGACTCCGAGAAGCTGCTCCTCGCAGACGAGAACGTACGGGCCCACCTCGCCGAGCAGTGGAACGACGACGGCGCACGGTTGCGCAGCCGCCTGCTGACTGCGATGGAACGCAAGAGCGCCAGCCGCCAGGAGAAGGTCACTGAAGCTCTCACGCAGCGTCGGGACTCCGACATCGCGCGCGCCCACGAGATCTTCGGCGCGTTCCGGATCAACCTGCGCGAGTCCCGTGACCGTCTGGAGCAGGCCATCCGCGCCGAGGAGGAGCTGCTGTTCACCGACGACCAGCAAAAGCAGCGCCGCCGCGACCTGCACCACATGAACGAACGCCTGGAGAGCCTGGGCGACGAGGAAGAGCGCGAGATCGCGTCGATCCGGGAGCGCTACAGCGACATCAGGCCCTACGTGTCGGCCGCCGCGGTCGTGTTCGCTCTCACCCCCGAAGACGCGAAGAACGGAATGGTTAAGGCATGA
- a CDS encoding XRE family transcriptional regulator, with product MSSISDRVRSLIDQSGLSLRDFADQADLDAEQLSECLSGASRYSAVELAVIADEFHVSMDWLLTGAEPPLAVAARTTTGKAAEALATARDFVARRADLDKLGYPQPWRPVGPTTPSGNSYAAQGEALAKSARRAVERQGRLVTEGGLPELIETVFGADVAVEPLGDGFDGLAAMGQGAKLILLSTASNPARQRFTLAHELGHLLADDDQDVHLDRDIFDRAQKNDPSEQRANTFASVFLLPEQALREALGKVGLTRGSFAKLCCDFMVSPETLAYRLLKLRVIDAGGCDYYKRMTVHEAAVVADRVEELDQRVAASEEKKLPGLLVRDTRGAYEAGKATLRPYASLLGADVDELRDQFASEQDNGGAA from the coding sequence GTGTCCAGCATCTCCGATCGCGTGAGAAGCCTGATCGACCAATCGGGCTTGAGCCTCCGCGACTTCGCCGACCAGGCCGACCTTGACGCCGAGCAACTCAGTGAGTGCCTTAGCGGCGCGAGCCGCTATTCGGCCGTTGAGCTCGCGGTCATTGCCGATGAATTCCACGTCTCCATGGACTGGCTGCTCACCGGAGCCGAGCCCCCACTGGCCGTGGCAGCGAGAACGACCACCGGAAAGGCCGCCGAAGCACTGGCGACTGCCCGGGACTTCGTTGCGCGGCGCGCCGACCTGGACAAGCTCGGCTATCCGCAGCCCTGGCGGCCCGTAGGCCCGACAACGCCTTCCGGCAACAGCTACGCCGCCCAGGGAGAGGCGCTGGCAAAATCAGCTCGGCGGGCGGTGGAGCGCCAGGGACGGTTGGTGACCGAGGGCGGCCTGCCAGAATTGATCGAGACGGTCTTCGGTGCGGATGTGGCTGTTGAGCCGCTGGGCGATGGCTTTGACGGCCTCGCTGCCATGGGCCAAGGTGCCAAGCTCATCCTCCTGAGTACGGCATCCAACCCGGCACGTCAGCGCTTCACACTCGCCCATGAACTCGGGCACCTCCTCGCCGACGACGACCAGGACGTCCACCTCGATCGCGACATCTTCGATCGAGCCCAGAAGAACGATCCGAGCGAGCAGCGAGCCAACACCTTCGCCTCCGTCTTCCTGTTGCCCGAGCAAGCCCTGCGCGAAGCGCTCGGCAAGGTGGGGCTGACCCGCGGAAGTTTTGCCAAGCTGTGCTGCGACTTCATGGTCAGCCCTGAGACCCTGGCCTACAGACTGCTCAAGTTGCGTGTGATCGACGCTGGCGGTTGCGACTACTACAAGCGCATGACCGTCCACGAGGCCGCAGTCGTAGCCGATCGGGTGGAAGAACTTGACCAGCGAGTCGCGGCCTCGGAGGAGAAGAAGCTCCCTGGACTCCTTGTACGCGACACGCGCGGTGCCTATGAGGCTGGCAAAGCGACCTTGCGTCCGTACGCATCGCTACTCGGCGCTGACGTCGACGAGCTCAGAGACCAGTTCGCGTCCGAACAGGACAACGGCGGTGCTGCGTGA
- a CDS encoding Wadjet anti-phage system protein JetD domain-containing protein, whose amino-acid sequence MTSPADQVEAPLSPAAAQLSAALQARADRATVTRATLMEAFRGALPGAASGASARSTLATLLYEIADRGIIGLPASRTKWDAGRPALPEQVRIPTAAPAKLSTPRQHVSWRPELNWAYDTRLTASQTKDLLACNRWFRDTHNQPTRRVPLPLRERSYEIFRYEKRLDTLITGALFAPGRLTLKQLATYREPPPLAHRRLGDGDTMLVVENSDTYATLRNLLKPAPGRIGYIAFGSGRAFEASVENTTELPGIHRIVYYGDLDAEGIAIPARASINGVQHGLPPIEPATGLYRLLLAHEPTAGDIIANERATSLTTWLPEELQQAAHALLTKGQRIAQEATNRNELSVEPDWRW is encoded by the coding sequence GTGACCTCACCCGCAGACCAGGTCGAGGCTCCGCTCTCCCCCGCAGCGGCACAACTCAGCGCGGCACTCCAAGCCCGCGCCGATCGAGCCACAGTCACCCGGGCCACCCTCATGGAGGCATTCCGCGGCGCTCTGCCGGGCGCCGCCAGCGGAGCGAGCGCGCGCAGCACCCTCGCCACGCTGCTGTACGAAATCGCCGATCGCGGCATCATCGGCCTTCCCGCCTCCCGCACCAAATGGGACGCCGGCCGCCCAGCTCTTCCGGAACAGGTCCGGATCCCCACCGCGGCGCCTGCGAAACTCTCCACCCCACGCCAGCATGTGTCATGGCGGCCAGAGCTCAACTGGGCCTACGACACCCGGCTGACTGCGTCCCAGACCAAGGACCTCCTCGCCTGTAACCGCTGGTTCCGAGACACCCACAACCAGCCAACCCGACGCGTTCCGCTCCCCCTACGCGAGCGCTCATACGAGATCTTCCGCTACGAAAAGCGCCTCGACACGCTGATCACCGGAGCCCTCTTCGCCCCTGGCAGGCTGACCCTCAAGCAGCTCGCCACCTACCGCGAACCGCCCCCGCTGGCTCACCGCAGGCTCGGTGACGGCGACACCATGCTCGTAGTGGAAAACAGCGACACCTACGCCACTCTCCGCAACCTGCTCAAACCTGCCCCCGGTCGCATCGGATACATCGCCTTCGGCTCCGGAAGAGCCTTCGAAGCATCCGTAGAAAACACCACCGAGCTCCCTGGCATCCACCGCATCGTCTACTACGGCGACCTCGACGCCGAAGGCATCGCCATCCCGGCAAGAGCCTCCATCAACGGCGTACAGCACGGACTGCCGCCCATCGAACCAGCGACTGGCCTGTATCGCCTCCTGCTCGCCCACGAGCCCACCGCCGGCGACATCATCGCCAACGAACGCGCCACCAGCCTGACAACATGGCTCCCCGAGGAACTCCAGCAGGCAGCGCATGCCCTGCTGACCAAAGGGCAACGCATCGCGCAAGAGGCAACCAACCGCAATGAACTCAGCGTCGAGCCAGACTGGCGATGGTGA
- a CDS encoding DUF5655 domain-containing protein — protein sequence MSGLKLFRTDTTNSGMTEVTPRLAEVEADVQGLVEAHMETLLGVRFLASEYGTGPVHAGRIDSLGLDENGSPVIVEYKRGVDAGVINQGLFYLAWLMDHRAEFEHLVRDRLGVTAASQVLWSGPRLICIAGDFTRYDVHAVREHRRSIDLVRYRLFGSDLLGLETVASVSGGMQVARRVRRQAVARAAADVQGASMMELAGAVDEALLGLGDGVNRVERKQYRAYRRLRNFACLCPPQRSKLLVYLKVDPKDVDLVPGFTRDVSGLGHHGTGGLEVQLRTPMDVERTHDLFRASYAAA from the coding sequence GTGTCGGGCCTGAAGCTGTTCCGCACGGATACGACGAATAGCGGCATGACCGAGGTCACGCCGCGTCTTGCTGAGGTTGAGGCAGATGTGCAGGGCCTCGTCGAGGCGCATATGGAGACGCTGCTGGGGGTTCGGTTCCTGGCGAGCGAGTACGGCACGGGGCCGGTGCACGCGGGCCGGATCGATTCGCTGGGGCTGGACGAGAACGGGTCGCCGGTCATCGTCGAGTACAAGCGGGGTGTCGACGCTGGTGTCATAAACCAGGGACTGTTCTACCTGGCCTGGCTGATGGACCACCGGGCCGAGTTCGAGCACCTCGTCCGCGACCGGCTGGGGGTGACGGCCGCATCCCAGGTCCTGTGGAGCGGCCCGCGTCTGATCTGTATCGCCGGTGACTTCACGCGCTACGACGTGCATGCCGTGCGCGAGCACCGGCGGTCGATCGACTTGGTCCGCTACCGACTCTTCGGCAGCGACCTGCTCGGCCTTGAGACCGTGGCGTCCGTGAGCGGCGGCATGCAGGTGGCACGCCGAGTGCGCCGCCAGGCGGTTGCTCGGGCGGCAGCCGACGTCCAGGGCGCGTCGATGATGGAGCTGGCGGGCGCGGTCGACGAGGCACTGCTCGGGCTCGGGGACGGTGTGAACCGTGTTGAGCGCAAGCAGTACAGGGCGTATCGGCGTCTACGGAACTTCGCCTGCCTGTGTCCGCCGCAGCGGAGCAAGCTCCTGGTCTACCTGAAGGTCGACCCGAAGGACGTCGACCTCGTTCCGGGGTTCACCCGGGACGTGTCGGGTCTCGGTCACCACGGGACGGGTGGTCTGGAGGTGCAGCTCCGTACGCCGATGGACGTGGAGCGGACGCATGATCTGTTCCGGGCCAGCTACGCGGCGGCGTGA